Proteins co-encoded in one candidate division WOR-3 bacterium genomic window:
- a CDS encoding transglutaminase domain-containing protein: MTFCVFSEGTDPEFLDQYHWIVKNIAERNLTPEESLIVFNSVKYPEISAERFNWSQPIPEEIWKKYVIYPRLSQEPLEDYRPFFFEILADSLDTCQNARSAVEAIFRWSSSVIKFRQTSRRDQGPLETFYSGYGRCEELMIFSASICRTFGIPAREAFVPYWSFTDNNHAWTEVFIDGDWHYIDEGATLDRAWFSDFLGKTALVLAVSPGFDEGEDVIKTYNDASLVNVTGNYAHSGILTFFVSDESAPVENAKLSLMSYNWGALREIASGFTDSDGAFSIRCGLVSVFVLCSYNGKTATGVFTPVRDDTVTCLLELGLANDLDVSFLMKVK; this comes from the coding sequence TTGACTTTTTGTGTTTTCTCCGAGGGCACGGACCCTGAATTTTTGGATCAATACCATTGGATCGTAAAAAATATAGCTGAACGGAACCTTACACCTGAAGAAAGTCTTATAGTATTTAATTCCGTAAAATACCCGGAAATTTCAGCGGAACGATTTAATTGGTCACAGCCGATCCCCGAAGAAATTTGGAAAAAATACGTTATCTACCCGAGATTGTCACAGGAACCTCTTGAAGATTACAGGCCGTTTTTCTTTGAAATCCTTGCCGACAGCCTCGATACATGCCAAAACGCGCGAAGCGCTGTGGAGGCGATATTCAGATGGTCTTCGTCTGTCATAAAATTCAGGCAGACTTCGAGAAGGGACCAGGGGCCTCTTGAGACGTTCTATTCGGGGTACGGAAGGTGCGAGGAGCTTATGATATTCTCAGCTTCGATCTGCAGGACTTTTGGAATTCCCGCGAGAGAAGCTTTCGTTCCTTACTGGTCTTTCACGGACAACAACCACGCCTGGACAGAGGTCTTCATAGACGGCGACTGGCACTACATAGACGAAGGAGCCACTCTCGACAGGGCATGGTTTTCGGATTTTCTAGGGAAAACAGCATTGGTCCTTGCTGTATCTCCAGGTTTTGACGAAGGAGAAGATGTTATAAAAACATACAACGACGCGTCTTTGGTCAACGTCACGGGAAATTACGCACATTCGGGGATACTCACTTTTTTCGTCTCTGACGAAAGCGCTCCTGTTGAGAACGCGAAACTATCTTTGATGTCGTATAATTGGGGCGCTTTACGGGAGATTGCAAGCGGATTCACCGACTCTGACGGAGCATTTAGTATAAGATGCGGGCTTGTATCCGTTTTTGTCCTTTGTTCCTATAACGGAAAAACCGCCACCGGTGTTTTCACACCCGTCAGGGACGATACTGTCACATGCCTTCTCGAGCTTGGACTGGCGAATGATTTGGATGTTTCGTTTTTGATGAAGGTCAAATGA
- a CDS encoding transglutaminase domain-containing protein, giving the protein MMVFLPLCLAFALISTQIEDDIIARAGGKAPQIIRTYNALEDSQEREFALQHIQILGTIDLLEFDSAMFVQNLHSSCGFLDSMAVSDTLFLKYLLDYRIYFEPPSNYKPLLNDIFRGLAEASKNPAETAVAIDEWADLSIISDSTRLLSPGRSVMKIFTERTASNIERSIFLAAAMRSLGIPSRLAFLPAGTLSKQPYSWLEFYSDGGWLPFYPDNPDMTGNFGYVDEKHGVSIVYSYSANGTEERTAAYANSPKTVFLTGSLVSENDAEFSVSAICSGTLKPLDFLDFKTDSSGGIFFSIGEGDYYFVTGARDEDGSAQVDIFGFTVGKEDTVFLSVENPVLTENFAYQYMTSAVFDYFKSLYSQSPCIILLGDKRSEPYRRMSAEIEREIPDVKLYFADSCGFAFIENDVVGIDGEAPIVIGLSSDNENSFFISGYYIDITRRLKLWLERIEED; this is encoded by the coding sequence ATGATGGTTTTTTTGCCCCTATGCTTAGCGTTCGCACTGATCTCTACTCAAATCGAAGACGATATTATCGCAAGGGCGGGTGGAAAAGCCCCTCAAATAATAAGGACATACAACGCTTTAGAAGATTCTCAAGAGAGGGAATTCGCTCTGCAGCATATCCAAATCCTCGGGACTATAGACCTGTTGGAATTCGATTCGGCTATGTTTGTCCAGAACCTGCATAGTTCATGCGGATTTCTCGATTCAATGGCTGTATCTGACACTCTTTTCTTGAAATATCTCCTCGACTACAGAATATATTTTGAACCTCCATCGAATTACAAGCCTCTTTTAAATGACATTTTCAGAGGCTTAGCTGAAGCTTCAAAAAATCCTGCTGAAACGGCGGTCGCGATTGACGAATGGGCTGACCTGAGTATAATTTCTGATTCGACGAGGCTTTTATCCCCAGGAAGGTCTGTGATGAAAATATTCACAGAAAGAACCGCGTCGAACATCGAGAGGTCTATTTTTCTCGCTGCGGCGATGAGGTCATTGGGGATTCCTTCAAGGCTCGCCTTCCTTCCCGCAGGAACTTTGTCAAAACAGCCCTATTCATGGTTGGAATTTTATTCAGACGGCGGTTGGCTGCCTTTTTATCCCGACAATCCGGATATGACCGGAAACTTCGGTTACGTCGATGAAAAACACGGAGTTAGTATCGTATATTCCTATTCTGCAAACGGAACCGAAGAAAGAACTGCCGCTTACGCTAATAGTCCCAAAACCGTATTCTTAACGGGAAGTTTGGTTTCAGAAAACGACGCTGAATTCTCGGTCAGCGCAATTTGTTCCGGAACTCTAAAACCTCTTGATTTCCTCGATTTCAAAACGGATTCTTCAGGGGGGATTTTCTTTTCGATAGGGGAGGGAGATTATTATTTCGTAACCGGCGCCAGAGACGAAGATGGTTCAGCTCAGGTGGACATCTTCGGTTTTACCGTCGGAAAAGAGGATACGGTTTTTCTGTCGGTTGAAAACCCAGTGTTGACGGAAAACTTCGCATACCAATACATGACATCAGCCGTTTTCGATTATTTTAAATCTTTGTACTCACAATCTCCCTGCATCATCCTTTTGGGCGATAAAAGATCCGAACCTTATCGGAGGATGAGCGCTGAAATAGAGCGTGAAATACCGGATGTTAAACTTTATTTTGCAGATTCATGCGGGTTTGCATTTATCGAAAATGATGTTGTTGGAATCGACGGGGAGGCACCGATAGTTATCGGTTTGTCTTCAGATAATGAAAACTCTTTTTTCATCAGCGGGTACTACATCGACATAACTCGCCGTTTAAAGCTATGGCTTGAGAGAATCGAGGAGGATTGA
- a CDS encoding Glu-tRNA(Gln) amidotransferase GatDE subunit E: MQEYSNRTENQKKTRELISFVPYKSAGNETYSSLGFKCGLEIHQQLLTAKKLFCRCPAGIYFEPEDFEAEVIRHMRPTLSELGEYDGTALMEFKTRKRIVYRIRKETTCTYEIDDTPPFPVNLQALDIALEIACLLNTSIVGELHITRKQYLDGSIPTGFQRTAIVGIEGKIPLKNKDVRIIQLSLEEDSCREVSDFRHDRIFTTDRLGMPLVETVTYPDMLNPLEVVEAGQYVRFLTRSTGKVRTGIGATRQDVNVSVSGGTRVELKGIPKIRSFPLLVHNEAFRQKALLEIRKILLGRFKDKKNWRVTSVSIDPEILGLPTSHTI, from the coding sequence ATGCAAGAATATTCTAATCGAACAGAAAATCAAAAGAAGACAAGAGAGCTCATAAGTTTCGTCCCGTATAAAAGCGCCGGGAACGAAACATATTCTTCGTTGGGTTTTAAATGCGGACTTGAAATACACCAACAACTTCTCACAGCAAAAAAACTCTTCTGCAGATGCCCGGCGGGAATCTATTTTGAGCCAGAAGACTTTGAAGCCGAAGTTATAAGGCACATGCGCCCGACTCTGAGCGAACTGGGGGAATACGACGGAACCGCTCTGATGGAGTTCAAGACAAGAAAAAGAATTGTCTACAGAATCAGAAAAGAGACTACATGCACTTATGAAATAGACGACACTCCGCCTTTTCCCGTAAACCTTCAGGCCCTTGACATAGCCCTCGAGATAGCTTGCCTTCTCAACACGAGCATTGTCGGAGAGCTTCACATAACAAGAAAACAATACTTGGACGGAAGCATTCCAACAGGTTTTCAGAGAACCGCTATAGTGGGTATCGAAGGCAAAATACCTCTTAAAAACAAGGACGTGAGAATCATTCAACTCAGCCTAGAAGAAGATTCCTGCAGAGAGGTTTCGGATTTCAGGCACGACAGAATATTCACAACCGACAGACTCGGAATGCCTCTTGTCGAAACCGTCACCTACCCAGATATGCTCAACCCTCTCGAAGTAGTCGAAGCCGGTCAATACGTCAGGTTTTTGACCAGAAGCACTGGAAAAGTGAGAACCGGCATAGGAGCGACAAGACAGGACGTAAACGTCAGCGTGTCTGGAGGGACAAGAGTTGAACTGAAGGGCATACCAAAAATCAGAAGCTTTCCCCTTCTCGTCCACAATGAAGCATTCAGGCAGAAAGCCCTTCTTGAAATAAGGAAAATTCTTCTCGGCCGTTTTAAAGACAAAAAAAACTGGCGGGTGACTTCTGTATCAATAGACCCTGAAATCCTCGGCCTGCCGACTTCACACACGATT